In Cicer arietinum cultivar CDC Frontier isolate Library 1 chromosome 7, Cicar.CDCFrontier_v2.0, whole genome shotgun sequence, a single window of DNA contains:
- the LOC140918866 gene encoding uncharacterized protein produces the protein METYETLVYIYDETQYYMNLVIFEGICSSSSIFNDYVHDQWLIPHKEIFVEALTNRVMHFRNTTTQRVESAHWSLKRILQDNIDDICIVWKTINSMIVLQHNHIAVEFDRVKYVGIDKSECRCTIRRTHGLPCACEIVSGTNICNTVTSNKVHQPRSSFKKLTPRPSVNKVQQPRVLIFHDWLPVEIHKFIDDIIDVGDDGNCGYRAFAALLGMNENSWTFIRQECVVEFQEFMSHYEIIYDRQNFVQQLIHNVCVE, from the exons ATGGAGACATATGAGACTCTTGTTTACATTTATGATGAGACTCAGTACTACATGAATTTGGTTATCTTTGAAGGAATTTGTAGTAGCTCTTCTATCTTTAATGATTATGTACATGACCAGTGGTTAATTCCTCACAAAGAAATATTTGTTGAGGCGTTGACAAATAGAGTTATGCACTTTAGGAACACCACAACACAAAGGGTTGAGTCGGCGCACTGGAGTTTGAAAAGAATATTACAAGACAACATTGATGATATATGCATTGTTTGGAAAACCATCAATAGCATGATTGTATTACAACACA ATCATATTGCAGTAGAGTTTGATCGCGTGAAGTATGTAGGTATAGATAAGTCTGAATGTCGTTGCACAATTAGGAGAACACATGgtctaccttgtgcatgtgaaatAGTCAG TGGCACAAATATATGTAATACTGTAACATCTAATAAAGTACATCAACCTCGATCATCATTCAAAAAGCTCACACCTCGACCATCAGTCAACAAGGTTCAACAACCAAGAGTTCTTATCTTCCACGATTGGTTACCAgttgaaattcataaattcataGATGACATTATTGACGTCGGTGATGATGGTAATTGTGGATATCGTGCATTTGCAGCTTTACTTGGAATGAATGAGAACTCTTGGACATTCATTCGTCAAGAGTGTGTGGTAGAGTTTCAAGAGTTCATGTCTCATTACGAGATAATATATGATAGACAAAATTTTGTTCAACAACTTATACACAATGTGTGTGTTGAATAA